In Melospiza georgiana isolate bMelGeo1 chromosome 8, bMelGeo1.pri, whole genome shotgun sequence, one genomic interval encodes:
- the ACTR1A gene encoding alpha-centractin, with product MESYDVIANQPVVIDNGSGVIKAGFAGDQIPKYCFPNYVGRPKHVRVMAGALEGDIFIGPKAEEHRGLLAIRYPMEHGIVKDWNDMERIWQYVYSKDQLQTFSEEHPVLLTEAPLNPRKNRERAAEVFFETFNVPALFISMQAVLSLYATGRTTGVVLDSGDGVTHAVPIYEGFAMPHSIMRIDIAGRDVSRFLRLYLRKEGYDFHTTSEFEIVKTIKERACYLSINPQKDETLETEKAQYYLPDGSTIEIGPARFRAPELLFRPDLIGEECEGLHEVLVFAIQKSDMDLRRTLFSNIVLSGGSTLFKGFGDRLLSEVKKLAPKDVKIRISAPQERLYSTWIGGSILASLDTFKKMWVSKKEYEEDGARAIHRKTF from the exons GGCTCGGGTGTGATTAAAGCAGGTTTTGCGGGCGATCAAATACCAAAATACTGCTTTCCTAACTA TGTGGGCAGACCAAAGCATGTTCGTGTCATGGCTGGTGCTTTAGAAGGGGACATTTTCATTGGTCCAAAGGCAGAG GAGCACAGAGGTCTTCTTGCGATCCGATACCCAATGGAGCATGGCATAGTGAAGGACTGGAATGACATGGAGCGCATCTGGCAGTACGTGTATTCTAAAGACCAGCTCCAGACTTTCTCAGAAGAG catcctgtgctgctgacagaAGCACCCCTAAACCCACGCAAGAACAGAGAGCGTGCTGCTGAGGTGTTTTTTGAGACCTTCAATGTGCCAGCACTGTTCATCTCCATGCAAGCTGTGCTTAGCCT CTACGCGACCGGCAGGACCACGGGAGTGGTGCTGGACTCTGGGGATGGCGTCACCCACGCGGTTCCCATCTATGAAGGCTTTGCCATGCCTCACTCCATCATGCGCATCGACATCGCTGGCCGGGACGTCTCCCGCTTCCTGCGCCTCTATCTCCGGAAGGAAGGCTACGACTTCCACACAACCTCTGAGTTTGAGATTGTCAAGACCATCAAGGAG CGTGCCTGCTACCTGTCAATAAACCCCCAGAAGGATGAGACTCTGGAGACTGAGAAGGCTCAGTACTACCTGCCAGATGGAAGCACTATTGAG ATTGGCCCTGCCCGTTTCCGAGCCCCAGAGCTCCTGTTCCGGCCGGACCTGATAGGGGAGGAATGTGAAGGACTTCACGAAGTGCTCGTTTTTGCCATTCAGAAGTCAGACATGGATCTGAGGCGAACACTGTTCTCCAACATTGTGCTGTCTGGAGGCTCCACACTTTTCAAAG GCTTTGGTGACAGGCTGTTGAGCGAAGTGAAGAAACTGGCTCCGAAGGACGTCAAAATAAGG aTATCGGCTCCTCAGGAGAGATTGTATTCCACGTGGATTGG TGGCTCTATCCTGGCCTCTCTGGACACCTTTAAGAAAATGTGGGTTTCGAAAAAGGAATATGAAGAAGATGGAGCTCGTGCCATCCACCGAAAAACCTTCTAG